In Rahnella sikkimica, the following are encoded in one genomic region:
- the ltaE gene encoding low-specificity L-threonine aldolase, which translates to MIDLRSDTVTRPSEAMRQAMASAEVGDDVYGDDPTVNALQDMAAKLCGKEAALFLPTGTQANLVALLTHCQRGEEYIVGQKAHNYMYEAGGAAVLGSIQPQPLDMAADGSIPLDNVAAAIKPDDIHFARTRLLSLENTHSGKVLPLDYLQKAYAFTREKGLALHIDGARIMNAAVALNVELSEITQYCDTLTICLSKGLGAPIGSLLVGSKDYIHRANRWRKMTGGGMRQSGILAAAAIYALENNVARLKDDHDNAQWLAEQLSNIGVEIAGPGAQTNVLYIKQSAELAEKMGPWMRERGVIISAGPLTRVLTHINISREDLQKVVALWQEFLHQHA; encoded by the coding sequence TTGATCGATTTACGCAGTGATACCGTAACCCGCCCCAGCGAAGCTATGCGTCAGGCGATGGCCAGCGCTGAAGTCGGCGATGATGTCTACGGCGATGACCCAACGGTAAATGCTTTGCAGGATATGGCCGCGAAACTGTGTGGCAAAGAAGCCGCGCTGTTTTTACCGACCGGTACACAGGCCAATCTGGTTGCACTGCTGACGCACTGTCAGCGCGGAGAAGAATATATTGTCGGTCAGAAGGCCCACAATTATATGTACGAAGCCGGCGGTGCCGCGGTTCTCGGCAGCATTCAGCCGCAGCCGCTCGACATGGCCGCCGACGGTTCCATTCCGCTGGATAACGTCGCCGCCGCCATCAAACCCGATGACATTCACTTTGCCCGCACACGTCTTCTGAGCCTGGAAAATACGCACAGCGGCAAAGTGCTTCCGCTCGATTATCTGCAAAAAGCTTACGCGTTTACCCGTGAAAAAGGGCTGGCGCTGCACATCGATGGCGCACGCATCATGAATGCCGCGGTCGCGCTGAACGTTGAGCTGAGCGAAATCACCCAATATTGCGACACCCTGACCATTTGCCTGTCGAAAGGTCTGGGCGCGCCGATTGGTTCCCTGCTGGTCGGTAGCAAAGACTACATCCATCGTGCGAACCGCTGGCGCAAAATGACCGGCGGCGGCATGCGCCAGTCCGGCATTCTGGCGGCAGCGGCCATTTATGCGCTGGAAAACAACGTGGCACGTCTGAAAGATGACCATGATAATGCGCAGTGGCTGGCTGAACAGCTGAGCAATATTGGCGTGGAAATCGCCGGGCCCGGCGCGCAGACCAACGTTCTGTACATTAAACAGAGCGCTGAACTGGCCGAAAAGATGGGCCCGTGGATGCGTGAGCGCGGTGTCATCATCAGCGCCGGTCCGCTAACCCGCGTGCTGACGCACATCAACATCAGCCGTGAAGACCTGCAAAAAGTCGTCGCCCTGTGGCAGGAATTCCTGCACCAGCACGCCTGA
- a CDS encoding N-acetylmuramoyl-L-alanine amidase: MRRKGFRSGVIAALLLALTGCQSGKQAKNSPYRLETTRQAQGMDQRVRFLVIHYTAEDFHNALNTLTDEHVSAHYLIPAQPPLENGKPVAWQLVPENMRAWHAGASGWRGRTNLNDTSIGIELENKGYSTTLLGKKFYPFPPAQIDVLADLSKGIVARYQIEPRNVVAHSDIAPQRKDDPGPLFPWQQMADRGIGAWPDAARVSHFLAGRNPQQPVDQAHLLALLKQYGYPVTENMTPEQARRVISAFQMHFRQSDYRGNADAQSEAIVLALLQQFPDSNN, encoded by the coding sequence ATGAGGCGGAAGGGCTTCAGAAGCGGCGTAATTGCCGCGCTTTTGCTGGCCCTGACGGGCTGTCAGAGCGGTAAACAGGCGAAAAATTCACCTTACCGGCTGGAAACGACGCGGCAGGCGCAGGGCATGGATCAGCGGGTGCGTTTTCTGGTCATCCACTATACGGCAGAAGATTTCCACAATGCATTAAACACGCTAACGGATGAACACGTCAGCGCGCATTACCTGATCCCGGCGCAACCGCCGCTCGAAAACGGGAAACCGGTCGCGTGGCAACTGGTGCCGGAAAACATGCGCGCGTGGCACGCAGGAGCCAGCGGCTGGCGCGGACGTACCAATCTGAATGATACGTCCATCGGCATTGAGCTTGAAAACAAAGGGTACAGCACGACGCTGCTGGGCAAAAAATTCTATCCGTTCCCGCCCGCGCAAATTGATGTGCTGGCTGACCTGAGCAAAGGCATTGTCGCGCGCTATCAGATTGAACCGCGCAACGTGGTCGCCCACAGCGACATTGCACCGCAGCGTAAGGACGATCCGGGGCCATTATTCCCGTGGCAGCAGATGGCGGATCGGGGCATTGGTGCCTGGCCGGATGCGGCGCGGGTCAGCCATTTTCTGGCGGGCAGAAATCCGCAGCAGCCGGTGGATCAGGCTCATCTGCTGGCTTTGCTGAAACAGTACGGTTATCCCGTGACGGAAAACATGACGCCGGAGCAGGCGCGCCGTGTGATTTCAGCGTTCCAGATGCATTTCAGGCAGAGTGATTATCGCGGGAATGCTGACGCGCAGTCAGAAGCCATTGTTCTGGCGCTGTTGCAGCAGTTCCCGGATTCGAATAACTGA
- a CDS encoding DUF2867 domain-containing protein, producing MPRIVVLGASGYIGQHLTAHLSQHGFQVTAAARRIEWLQQQKWPHVRCCFADVYQSKTLTSAFEGADVLVYLVHAMTEDDDLLEKERQAAQHTLLALRDSSIKHIIYLGSMQPEGNHSPHLQARKLTGDLLRMSNIPVTELRTGIVIGAGSAAFEVMRDMVYNLPILTPPKWVRSKSSPVALENLLNYLQGLVTLPASGNRIFDAAGPEYISYQTLFERFIALSGKRRWLIPVPLPTSFVSVYFLSLITSVPTSLAKALIQGLNHDLPADSEALQAMIPQELISIDEAIRRTLEREQQQVMDSPDWGYDPDARARWRPGYGYYPKQAGFTLETSASKASLWKVVQKLGGVEGYFYANGLWKTRARIDDLLGGGVKYGRPDRDFLKIGDKIDGWKVISLKPQRELALLFGMKAPGLGRLTFTITDHGESRSLDVRAWWHPAGFSGLLYWFSMMPAHQFIFRGMAKRIASLARQKDRCGS from the coding sequence ATGCCAAGAATTGTCGTCCTCGGTGCCAGCGGATATATCGGACAACATCTGACTGCCCACCTGAGCCAGCACGGTTTTCAGGTCACTGCGGCCGCGCGGCGCATCGAATGGCTGCAACAACAAAAATGGCCTCACGTCCGTTGCTGTTTTGCGGATGTATACCAGAGTAAAACGCTGACCAGCGCCTTCGAAGGTGCCGACGTGCTGGTGTATCTGGTTCATGCCATGACCGAAGATGACGACCTGCTGGAAAAAGAGCGTCAGGCCGCGCAGCACACCCTGCTGGCGCTGCGCGATTCCTCCATCAAACACATTATTTATCTCGGATCCATGCAGCCGGAAGGCAACCATTCCCCTCATTTGCAGGCGCGCAAACTGACCGGCGACTTGCTGCGGATGAGTAATATTCCGGTGACAGAACTGCGCACCGGCATTGTGATTGGCGCGGGCTCGGCGGCGTTCGAAGTCATGCGCGACATGGTCTACAACCTGCCAATTCTCACGCCGCCGAAGTGGGTTCGCTCGAAATCCTCGCCGGTAGCGCTGGAAAACCTGCTCAATTATTTGCAGGGTCTTGTGACCTTGCCCGCCAGCGGAAACCGTATTTTTGACGCCGCCGGGCCGGAGTACATCAGCTATCAGACGCTGTTCGAACGCTTTATTGCCCTGAGCGGGAAACGCCGGTGGCTGATCCCCGTTCCCCTGCCGACCTCTTTTGTTTCGGTGTATTTCCTCAGCCTGATTACCTCGGTGCCGACGTCGCTCGCCAAGGCGCTGATCCAGGGGCTCAATCACGATTTGCCCGCTGACAGCGAAGCACTTCAGGCGATGATCCCGCAGGAGCTGATTTCTATTGATGAGGCGATTCGCCGCACGCTGGAAAGAGAACAACAGCAGGTCATGGATTCACCCGACTGGGGCTATGACCCGGACGCCCGTGCGCGCTGGCGGCCCGGCTACGGTTATTACCCGAAACAGGCGGGCTTCACGCTGGAAACGTCAGCGTCAAAAGCGTCCCTGTGGAAAGTGGTGCAGAAACTCGGTGGCGTGGAAGGTTATTTCTATGCCAACGGGTTGTGGAAGACGCGGGCACGCATCGACGATCTTCTCGGCGGCGGCGTAAAGTATGGCCGCCCTGACCGGGACTTCCTGAAAATCGGCGATAAAATTGACGGATGGAAAGTGATCAGCCTGAAACCGCAGCGTGAACTGGCGCTGTTATTCGGAATGAAAGCGCCGGGGCTCGGACGGCTGACGTTCACGATCACCGATCACGGCGAGAGCCGCAGTCTGGACGTTCGTGCATGGTGGCATCCGGCCGGGTTCAGCGGTTTGCTCTACTGGTTCAGTATGATGCCCGCTCATCAGTTTATTTTTCGAGGCATGGCGAAACGCATCGCCAGTCTGGCCCGTCAGAAAGACCGCTGCGGAAGCTGA
- a CDS encoding NAD-dependent epimerase/dehydratase family protein, with amino-acid sequence MRVLVTGASSGLGRNAVEFLRNKGIKVRATGRNAAMGSLLQKMGAEFIHADLTTLVSAQAKALLADVDTVWHCSGLMSPWGSEQEFELANVRATRRLGEWSTAYGVENFVHISSPAIYFDFHHHRDIPEDFRPHRFANSFARSKAAGEQVIHTLAMSNPQTHFTILRPQGLFGPHDNVLLPRLMQMLKYGGTLMLPRGGEALVDMTYVENAVHAMWLATQSESTESGRAFNITNQQPRPLRTLVKQLMESLDIKYRIRSVPYPLLDMMARGMERISKSSHKEPVLTHYSVAKLNFDLTLDTQRAQKELGYVPVISLDQGIIRTAAWLRDHGKLQGLHGIGPKRD; translated from the coding sequence ATGAGAGTTTTGGTTACCGGCGCGAGCAGCGGTTTAGGGCGCAATGCGGTCGAGTTTTTGCGAAATAAAGGGATTAAAGTCCGGGCGACGGGTCGCAATGCCGCCATGGGTTCACTTTTGCAAAAAATGGGCGCGGAATTCATTCATGCCGATCTCACTACATTGGTGTCGGCGCAGGCCAAAGCCTTGCTCGCCGATGTCGATACCGTCTGGCACTGTTCCGGGCTGATGTCGCCGTGGGGCAGCGAACAGGAATTCGAACTGGCGAACGTGCGCGCGACGCGCCGTCTGGGCGAATGGTCCACGGCGTACGGCGTGGAAAATTTCGTGCATATTTCCTCACCGGCGATTTATTTCGATTTTCATCATCACCGCGACATCCCGGAAGATTTCCGCCCTCACCGTTTCGCCAACTCCTTCGCCCGCAGCAAAGCTGCCGGTGAACAGGTGATCCACACGCTGGCGATGTCCAATCCGCAAACGCATTTCACGATTTTACGCCCGCAGGGTTTGTTCGGGCCGCACGATAACGTGCTGCTGCCCCGTCTGATGCAAATGCTGAAATACGGTGGCACGCTGATGCTGCCGCGCGGAGGCGAAGCGCTGGTCGACATGACGTACGTGGAGAACGCGGTTCACGCGATGTGGCTGGCGACGCAGTCTGAATCCACCGAATCCGGACGCGCGTTTAACATCACTAATCAGCAACCGCGCCCGCTGCGCACCCTGGTAAAGCAGCTGATGGAAAGTCTGGATATCAAATATCGCATCCGCTCGGTGCCTTATCCGCTGCTGGATATGATGGCGCGCGGCATGGAACGCATCAGCAAAAGCTCACACAAAGAACCGGTGCTAACCCATTACAGCGTCGCGAAACTGAATTTCGATCTGACGCTCGACACACAGCGCGCGCAGAAAGAGCTGGGATATGTGCCGGTGATTTCGCTGGATCAGGGAATTATCCGCACCGCCGCCTGGCTGCGCGACCACGGTAAACTTCAGGGCTTGCACGGCATCGGCCCGAAACGCGACTGA